One region of Leishmania panamensis strain MHOM/PA/94/PSC-1 chromosome 28 sequence genomic DNA includes:
- a CDS encoding hypothetical protein (TriTrypDB/GeneDB-style sysID: LpmP.28.0200) translates to MAVDEATYRRPAHFPTFAKRILSISEIAGLVRTPPEDTAHSRFLGVSSSRKRSRNEAKSCGDAVSLVEPILKQVEMVTANGEYSRAGYKDLSDVTNKDSELSTAASRFSLPLVGAWGPSAKHHICAMANQAVAPCELGSAFRSEHFTITPDVVFINHGAFGSALVGAMLIKRLYEEHMEAEVVQFVDRELLPLIVHSIRELSRFLHADPRQVMLQQNATFALNSAMRMIDKADVVAFFDTVYLAVYKMMWFRCEEVGASLHEVGLTRFLHDAAVMGDNTALTAEICRQLPANCTTVVLDHVTSTSALCFPIFTHIIPALRQRGVRKIIVDGAHAPLQVELDFNALPPESQPTVYVGNLHKWFSSPKSAGFFWVRPDDMEKMHSVVLSHGAGEGLLSEFIWDGTRDYGAYLSIPALVDFWEKQGHSRVRDYCSHLLSSAADMLTLAFHSRKVARHSPFMSLVELPEKLQDSLITAKYIQDSLHDLARVEVPVKRIEGRYYLRISAFVYNTPDEYVYLREVILSIADKWAESPQRQHLHTQRLSSNATTSTANNQIAAVLCNERLQDDCKISDAHSSLKRTEKSHVS, encoded by the coding sequence ATGGCGGTAGACGAGGCAACATACAGGCGCCCTGCGCATTTCCCAACATTTGCGAAACGCATTCTCTCCATTTCGGAGATTGCCGGTCTTGTGAGGACGCCTCCGGAAGACACGGCCCACTCAAGGTTTCTCGGCGTAAGTTCCAGCCGAAAGCGAAGCCGCAACGAAGCAAAGTCCTGTGGCGATGCAGTTTCCTTGGTCGAGCCCATTCTCAAGCAAGTCGAGATGGTGACCGCGAACGGCGAGTACTCGAGGGCCGGCTACAAAGACCTGAGCGATGTGACAAATAAGGATAGCGAGCTGAGCACTGCTGCAagtcgcttctctcttccgttGGTCGGTGCTTGGGGACCCTCTGCAAAGCATCATATATGTGCGATGGCTAACCAAGCAGTTGCGCCCTGCGAGTTGGGCAGCGCTTTCCGCTCCGAGCACTTCACCATCACCCCTGATGTGGTGTTCATCAACCACGGAGCGTTTGGCAGCGCCCTGGTCGGTGCGATGCTGATCAAGCGACTCTACGAGGAGCacatggaggcggaggtggtacAATTTGTGGATCGGGAGCTGCTCCCGCTGATTGTGCACAGCATCCGCGAGCTGAGCCGCTTCCTGCATGCGGATCCGCGCCAGGTGATGCTGCAGCAAAATGCCACCTTCGCTCTCAACTCCGCCATGCGCATGATTGATAAGGCGGACGTGGTCGCCTTTTTCGACACGGTGTACTTAGCCGTGTACAAGATGATGTGGTTTCGCTGTGAGGAGGTCGGCGCCTCCTTGCATGAAGTTGGGCTGACCAGGTTCCTGCATGATGCGGCCGTAATGGGCGACAACACCGCTCTGACAGCAGAGATCTGTCGTCAGCTACCTGCCAACTGCACAACTGTGGTTCTGGACCACGTAACGTCGACAAGTGCACTCTGCTTCCCCATCTTCACGCACATCATACCCGCGCTGAGGCAACGCGGTGTGCGCAAGATCATTGTTGACGGTGCTCACGCACCGCTCCAGGTCGAGCTGGACTTcaacgcgctgccgcctgaGTCACAGCCCACCGTGTATGTGGGCAACTTGCACAAGTGGTTCTCCTCGCCCAAGTCAGCGGGCTTCTTCTGGGTACGCCCAGATGACATGGAGAAGATGCATAGCGTGGTGCTCTCGCATGGAGCTGGAGAGGGCCTCCTTTCGGAGTTTATCTGGGATGGCACACGTGACTACGGCGCCTACCTATCAATTCCAGCGCTTGTGGACTTTTGGGAGAAGCAGGGACACAGCCGGGTGCGTGACTACTGCTCTCATCTCTTGTCATCGGCCGCAGACATGctcaccctcgcctttcACTCACGCAAGGTGGCTCGCCACTCCCCCTTCATGTCGCTGGTGGAGCTCCCTGAAAAGCTGCAGGACAGTCTCATCACTGCAAAATACATCCAAGACAGCCTCCACGACCTCGCCCGAGTGGAGGTGCCAGTAAAGCGAATTGAGGGGCGCTACTACCTGCGCATCAGCGCTTTTGTTTACAACACCCCCGATGAGTACGTGTACCTGCGCGAGGTGATCTTGTCCATCGCCGACAAGTGGGCGGAGTCTCCACAACGCCAACATCTGCATACGCAACGACTCTCCTCCAACGCGACCACTTCCACCGCCAACAACCAgatcgctgctgtgctgtgcaACGAGCGTCTTCAAGACGATTGTAAAATCTCTGACGCGCACTCCTCTCTCAAGCGCACAGAGAAGTCTCACGTTTCGTGA
- a CDS encoding histone H2B variant (TriTrypDB/GeneDB-style sysID: LpmP.28.0210): MPPTKGGKRPIPLGGKGKGKRSAGKAPKSASDRKRRHNQKRNQHWDLYIHRALRRFFKRGTLSKAAVRVLSSFIEDMFNRIQTEAVFVAKINKVKTLTAREIQTSARLLLPPELAKHAMSEGTKAVAKYNASRGEAYAQGGM, translated from the coding sequence ATGCCTCCAACCAAGGGTGGAAAGCGCCCGATCCCGCTCGGGGGTAAGGGTAAGGGCAAGCGTTCGGCGGGTAAGGCACCCAAGTCGGCCAGTGATCGCAAGCGCCGCCACAATCAGAAGCGCAACCAGCACTGGGACCTGTACATACACCGCGCTTTGCGCCGCTTCTTCAAGCGCGGCACGCTGAGCAAGGCTGCCGTGCGCGTGCTTTCTTCCTTTATTGAGGATATGTTCAACCGCATTCAGACCGAGGCCGTCTTCGTCGCCAAGATCAACAAGGTGAAGACGCTGACGGCTCGCGAAATCCAGACTTCGGcccgtctgctgctgccgccggagCTGGCGAAGCATGCCATGAGCGAGGGAACCAAGGCCGTCGCCAAGTACAACGCTTCCCGCGGTGAGGCATATGCTCAGGGTGGCATGTAG